ATCAAACGTCGTAGATCTTTTCTCTCCCAAAAACCTACCTCATCCCACCCAAATCTAGTAAAATAATAGTGGGACGGAGGGACAGGTTCCTCATCCCACCCAAATCTAGTAAAATAATAGTGGGACGGAGGGACAGGTTCCTCATCCCACTTTATGAGACAAGGAACCTGTCCCCCCGTCTCAAATGAAACGTTTTTTAACTTCAACCGTATATAGAGAATAGAGAAAAAGGAGGAATTGTATTGGACAGCGAAACGAGTAATGTCAGGGGAATGTCCTCTGCTCGAAAAAAGAAATGGAATAGATTTGGAGGCTGGTTTGGTAAAGGTGCAATGATTTTATTTGTGCTTTTGATACTTGCTCTCTTGTCCTTCAACTGGATTACAGACTACATATGGATGGGGACAGTAGGGTATCAAGAGTCCTACATGACGATTCTCACAAGTAAGTTGATGCTCGGAGTCGTTGGCTTTATTGTGTTTTCGATTTTTTCATATATCATGTTCAGTTGGGTTCGAAGAGTATATGTTGGATATTTTACCAACGAGCAGTTACCAGGAGTTGTCACCAGTAAGAAGCTAAGTCGTCTGTTGTTGCTGCTCATTTCCTTGATTATCGGATTTTTCGGAAGTTCGATTGTTCAAGGAGTGGGTTGGGAGCCGTGGCTCAAGTTTCTTAACTATGAATCGTTCGGTGTAAATGATCCCCATTTCAATCGGGATGTATCATTTTATATGTTCGTTCTTCCTTTCATAGAGTTCGTGCTTTCGACAGTGCTTGGTCTGGCTATCTTTTTCTTGTTAGTGGAAGTGGGACTTTATTCCGTCTTCCAAATGTATCGCATGAGCCGATCTGCACAGGTCCACATGGGTGTGACGCTTGCTACCATTGGTGTATTATTGGCGGCGCAACACGTCCTTCAACCGTTTCATTCGTTGCTTACGAATCGGGTGAACGTGGCTCAGGAAAGCGTCGTGTATGGCTTGAGCTATACGGATGATGTCATCAATAATCCGGCATCTTACGTATTAGCAGGTGTAGCGCTTTTAGGAACGATTTGGGTGATTATATCCTTGTTCCGTGGCAAGTGGCAAAGTATGATTGCACCAATCGTAATATATATAGCAGTCGGGATTCTTGCTCAAGGGGCGTCGATCATTGTGCAAAACTTCGTCGTATCCCCAAATGAATTTTCTCGTGAAAGTCCTTATTTGGAAGAGAATTTATCTATGACGCGTACTGCTTATGATTTTGAAAATATGACGGAGAATCAGCATCCTGGAGCAGACACGCTGGATCGTACGATGGTGGAGCGTAATCAAGATACGATTGATAATGTGCGTATCAACGATAGTCGACCGATTCTCGATGTGTACAATCAGCTTCAAACGTTCCGAACGTATTATGAATTTAATGATATTGATATCGATCGTTACAATGTCGATGGAGAATATGAACAAGTTTTCCTTGGAGCTCGTGAACTGAACACCTCCGACCTACCTTCACAAGCGCAGACGTGGGTGAACCAGAATCTTCGTTACACGCACGGTTATGGAATTGCCATGAGTAATGTCCATGAAATCACGCCGCAAGGACAGCCGGAGTATATGGTCGAGAACTTGCCTCCGCAAGGGGATATTGAAATCAATCGCCCTCAGATTTATTTTGGTGAAGAACAGTACGATACCGTTATTGTGAACAGTGGGGTTGATGAGTTTGATTATCCTGCTGGAGATGAAAATAAGTCGAACCGATTTGAAGCGGATACTGGGATTCAACTATCTGGTATTAATCGCGGGCTTTTTGCGATTGATGAAGGATCATTCCGTTTATTCGTTTCCGATCAAGTGAGCGGAGACAGTCAAATGCTGCAGACGCGAAATATCATGGATCGTGTGGAGCGCATCGCACCATTCCTCAGCTATGACGATGATCCTTACATTTTTGTTCGAGATGATGGCACATTGGCTTGGATGATTGATGCATATGTAACAGAGAGCAATTATCCTTACTCCGAGCCTTACGAGGGAGATAAAAGTTATATTCGCAACTCGGTGAAGGTAACAATTGATGCCTATACGGGGGAAACTACTTTCTATGTGGTAAATCCAGAAGAACCACTGTTGCAGACCTATCAGAACATGTTCCCGGATTTATTTACAGAGGAAGTGCCTGAAGATGTACGCAATCACTTCCGCTACCCTATCGATCTTTTCAAAATTCAGTCTCAAATGTACCGAACCTATCATATGACGAATCTGGAAGTATTCTATAACCGTGAGGACTATTGGGAAATCCCAACGGAAAAATACTTCAATGATGATGTGACCATGGAACCTTATTATGTGACCATGCGTCTGCCAGATGCGGAGGAAGAGGAATTCATTCTTATGACGCCGTTCACTCCGAGAAATCGTCAAAATATGATCGCCTGGATGGGGGTTCGAAATGACGGGGAAAACTATGGAGAGATGATGATCTATGAATTTCCGAAACAGGAAAACATCTACGGA
The sequence above is drawn from the Pontibacillus yanchengensis genome and encodes:
- a CDS encoding UPF0182 family protein; this translates as MDSETSNVRGMSSARKKKWNRFGGWFGKGAMILFVLLILALLSFNWITDYIWMGTVGYQESYMTILTSKLMLGVVGFIVFSIFSYIMFSWVRRVYVGYFTNEQLPGVVTSKKLSRLLLLLISLIIGFFGSSIVQGVGWEPWLKFLNYESFGVNDPHFNRDVSFYMFVLPFIEFVLSTVLGLAIFFLLVEVGLYSVFQMYRMSRSAQVHMGVTLATIGVLLAAQHVLQPFHSLLTNRVNVAQESVVYGLSYTDDVINNPASYVLAGVALLGTIWVIISLFRGKWQSMIAPIVIYIAVGILAQGASIIVQNFVVSPNEFSRESPYLEENLSMTRTAYDFENMTENQHPGADTLDRTMVERNQDTIDNVRINDSRPILDVYNQLQTFRTYYEFNDIDIDRYNVDGEYEQVFLGARELNTSDLPSQAQTWVNQNLRYTHGYGIAMSNVHEITPQGQPEYMVENLPPQGDIEINRPQIYFGEEQYDTVIVNSGVDEFDYPAGDENKSNRFEADTGIQLSGINRGLFAIDEGSFRLFVSDQVSGDSQMLQTRNIMDRVERIAPFLSYDDDPYIFVRDDGTLAWMIDAYVTESNYPYSEPYEGDKSYIRNSVKVTIDAYTGETTFYVVNPEEPLLQTYQNMFPDLFTEEVPEDVRNHFRYPIDLFKIQSQMYRTYHMTNLEVFYNREDYWEIPTEKYFNDDVTMEPYYVTMRLPDAEEEEFILMTPFTPRNRQNMIAWMGVRNDGENYGEMMIYEFPKQENIYGPQQIENRINQDSDISQQLNLWSQGGSEVIRGNLLVLPIEDTILYAEPIYIQSSNETSLPEVKQVIVAYQNQIVMEPTFDRALDELLSRIDPEGEGEQPEEDGDGDQGEAPDTGQETLESNQVLQQVADLFDQYQQQTSEGNYQEAGRIMEEIKSLLEDAQKEQQSTQPELDDEDAPSDESTDDTEE